CGTCTACGGCGTCGCGCAGCCGCGACCTCTATTGGGCGCCAAAAATGACTCAGCTTCAAACTGTTCTCTTTATCATTAGTCACACATGCATAGTCACCGGTTTCTTTGTCTAGTCAGACCGGTCTTATTCTAACTGTCAACTAGTTGCAATCTGATTAAAAGGGATATAATCATGCTTCACCTTGATGGGCACGATTTGTGATGGATGAAGAGGGGTGAGACAGCAATAACAACTGTCAACTTGTTGCACTACCTGAGGTTATGTTGGACTACGATGAATGAATGAGATACAGAGAAGCAAGTTTTACCTTGAGTCATGAGTAGTTTGTATCAACGATGAGGTGCAACACCAAAGTTCATTGTAAAGCCAAGTGTTTGCTGAAACACTGAGAGCAAGTTAAGAGAGAGACTGTTCACTATCGTTTCCGATCACGGAATAACTGCCATCCAGAAAGATTTCAGCCCACGTATACACACAACAGACACGCAGTCgcacacacaaacaacaacCGACTGGCCACTCTCACGAAAGACTGAAaactctctccttttttccctCGGTCTTCGTGCCCGATGGTCCACTGGTTTCGAAATCAAGttaaaaaagatataaaaagtctactgggaaaaaaacagaaaacctCTTTTCTAAGACGAACACAGCAAACGTCAATGTTTTACTGCTTGTCGCCATgttcaaactgaaaaaaaaaacggtcgcTCTCTGGGAAAACCGCAGCCATCTGTCGGTCTTGAGAGAACCACCGAGAATGAAAGGGGGGATGGAAGTTAACGTTCCGACACCACCCCCTCAGggatggagaaaaaaatgttattgtaCTACTTGATTGAATGAAAGtaaagttttttgtttcttttgtttccaacgtttttttttttagctaatagcgtttcgctttttttttcacatccaCCTAATACAAAGCAGAGTTGTTTTCCTCCATAACCGCGCCAATGTCCGACAATCGACGCGAGTCAATAAATTCGACTGTGGTACGCCGTTTATATTCCCGAGATAATAACTGCCGTGCATGACTAACTTTGGATAAGGTTGCGCCGTGGAATCCGGTGCGCGGAGAAATTGGAGACGCAAGCACGCGTTCCACTCGACGACACTTGAATGAGATAACTATAAACAAAAGTATACGAACTCCAAAATTTTTAggcgaaaacaaaatgcagTGTATTTATTTGAACGATCCCAAAATTGGGCGCGCGATGATGTTCACTGAATGCGCTTTTGTTTTCCACTTGACACTTTGAGATTAAATTTGTGTTCTTTCAACTTGTCTCTGAAAGACACACCTGGGTCCACGAGGTAGACgaggataaaaaaattaagttaaagggaaaattttttttaaattgctcaagtggaaaaaaatgatgagaaaCATTGAGCTTGAGACGCACGAATGTAATTTGTAGTTTGATGCACTGTTCTTtcagacacacacgcacacacagatTTTTCCTGCTAACACTCATCTGGCTTGAACAAATATGGTGTCGTGAGGAAAAAGACCAGCGTCTTTAAGTGTCATTTCACTGTCCATGTTTAAGAGAAGCCGCTTCGGGAAGTTAGCCATCAGCTCGAATTTATCACGCGGAAATCCTTTGCTGGCCGCATACTTGACTAACGCCTGCAATATATCAGAAGAGTAATTAAATTTAAGAATGGAATTCTTAAGTTAAAAGTAAAAactgtgtttgttttttaaaaaaagcaagtTTTAGTGAGACCACAGCGCCAGAATGCTGTAACATTTCAGGTTACGGAACATAAAGGAGCTGAAATGCTTTCAAggttttggaaaaaagaaacggttgGAACTCAAGAATGCTGATTGAATGATTTGATTCGGTAGGCTGAATCGTCTCAATTGACACAATGGCTTACCGGAAtagaataaaacaaagcttTTGGTTCACTTCAGGTATTTAGGAAAAGGGTACTTAAGCTCATCATGCTTGAAActatttgttgaatttttttttttttgtttatgaaaggtaaataattgaaaaaaagttgATGGTGGTCGTGCTTACCATTAGGGTAGAAGAGCAGGGAAGAGTTTTTTGTTCCTTGGAACCGTCTGGAAAGcgaaaaacaattgatgaGGTTGGGTCTGCTTCGGGACCTAAGTGCCTTTTCCAGTCGTCATCTGTTGTTTCTAGGCGGTTTTCCAGTTGCTGTGGTTGGGGTTCACATGGATCCACACCTTCAGTTTTCTGAGGTTCGCTAGCCCGGCTGTCAGATTCAGAGTCAAACCAATTTGCCTGTTGATCATCGTCTTCATCACTGACAGACTCATCGTCTGATGCGAGTGTTTTACGATTTTGGGCGGCTAACGAGGCTCGAATTGCTGCTTGTAACTGATCATCTTCACTGGCATCTAAAATGGTTTCCTAAAAGAATATAACCAATAAATATtcccaataaaaataaaaaacgtcTGCGAACCGAATGACTGAAACGTTCAAGAATCTTATTACCACTCGTCTCTTTTTAGGTTCCGATGCGCATCTATCTTCATCTCCCCATGAAGAGGTTGCCAAAAACTCACTGATGAGTGTTTCGTAGGTACTGGCGTCGGAATAATTCCATTCAACCATCAACTCTCCAGTTCTAGGATCCAAAACGGCAACATATGGCCATTGGTTGACCTTGTAGAAAGTCATGTATCGCTGTCCTTCCTCGCTGTCCATATACaactgaaataaaattcaagagTTATGCATggattggttttcttttttcaaacagcTTTAGCTTTCATAAGAATGGTTATTAACTAAACATCACAAATAGTACAAATTTTATAGCTAAAGGAATGAACGTGTTGATGATGTTACCTGGAGGAATAGAAAGTTCTCTCGAACGAGATTTTTGATTGACTTTTGAGACCATACATCGCGATTCATTATCTGACAACTAAACTCAGATACATTTTGAATGTTGACCATAATCcatttttttaaggttttccCTGTATCTCTGGCCTGTAATACACcacaaaaaattattagtgCAGGTAATTGATAATACCACACTGAAATTTTCATCTTCTCTAGACAGTTCAATGCATACATTGAGGAGATTTCCATTGAACATCATGTCTATGGGTGGTCGAAAGAGTTCTTCTAAACTCCTTTTACCAGATGTGCTGGCTGAGGTAATGGATGGTGTCAGGCCATTAGTTTCTCTCAGACGGGATTCTTGCAActctttaaaatcaattagatTAGTAACTCACACTAATTTTGTCAACAAATTAAATATTACTTGTCTCTACTTCAAAATTTCTAAAGGAATCAAAAACCGATTTGACTATACGTCTTTTGCCCTTGAAGCCAAACCCATATCCTTCATATCCAGATTCCACCAAGACTTCTTG
This genomic stretch from Daphnia carinata strain CSIRO-1 chromosome 4, CSIRO_AGI_Dcar_HiC_V3, whole genome shotgun sequence harbors:
- the LOC130687173 gene encoding UBX domain-containing protein 7-like — its product is MDLSDDSSRGSSSKSSRSKSRSGSEKSTKSKAKSCTVTREQIEQFCAVTGSTEDVARTLIEACRGNLERAVDMHMEGLTENPSASGAQEDDYVRAPIPQKQEVLVESGYEGYGFGFKGKRRIVKSVFDSFRNFEVETKLQESRLRETNGLTPSITSASTSGKRSLEELFRPPIDMMFNGNLLNARDTGKTLKKWIMVNIQNVSEFSCQIMNRDVWSQKSIKNLVRENFLFLQLYMDSEEGQRYMTFYKVNQWPYVAVLDPRTGELMVEWNYSDASTYETLISEFLATSSWGDEDRCASEPKKRRVETILDASEDDQLQAAIRASLAAQNRKTLASDDESVSDEDDDQQANWFDSESDSRASEPQKTEGVDPCEPQPQQLENRLETTDDDWKRHLGPEADPTSSIVFRFPDGSKEQKTLPCSSTLMALVKYAASKGFPRDKFELMANFPKRLLLNMDSEMTLKDAGLFPHDTIFVQAR